A genomic segment from Drosophila miranda strain MSH22 chromosome 3, D.miranda_PacBio2.1, whole genome shotgun sequence encodes:
- the LOC108160956 gene encoding chitinase-like protein Idgf5 has translation MLPQSVFYRALMLGSFLCLLHGSLAEVGKLVCFYDAASFVREGPAQLSLVELEPALNFCNFLVYGYAGIDAESHKIKSLDPELSYNRQHYRQITALRQRFPHVRFLLSVGGNRDLSAEGAADSSKYLSLLEQPEHRSSFRASVGAELSNYGFDGLDLAWQFPANRPKLQQGVLKRAWSAVRGWFSTDSVDSKSQEHKEQFATLVRELRKDLQPSGKLLTLSMLPHVDAELFIDVASVLDHVDFVNLGTYDFHTPERDPKVGDLPAPLYAMYDRDPKHNVQYQVQYWLNQTSPSRADQLHIGVTSYGRSWNMTRNSGITGYPPIPAADGAAPAGKQTGIPGLLSWPEICELLQQQPQDKEAPHLRKVGDPTKRFGIYAYRSADDIGENGLWVGYEDPTTAAIKAGFAQAQGLGGVAFHDVSLDDFRGQCAGEKYPILRSIKYRL, from the exons ATGTTGCCCCAAAGTGTCTTCTACAGAGCGCTAATGCTCGGCTCCTTCCTGTGCCTGCTGCACGGCAGCTTGGCCGAGGTGGGGAAGCTGGTTTGCTTCTACGATGCGGCAAGTTTTGTGCGGGAAG gTCCAGCACAATTGTCGCTCGTTGAACTGGAGCCTGCACTCAATTTTTGCAACTTTCTGGTCTACGGCTATGCGGGCATCGATGCGGAGAGCCACAAGATCAAGAGTCTCGACCCGGAGTTGAGCTACAATCGCCAGCATTACCGCCAAATAACTGCCCTGCGCCAAAGGTTTCCCCACGTTCGGTTCCTCCTCTCGGTGGGCGGAAATCGGGATCTTAGCGCCGAGGGCGCGGCAGACAGTAGCAAGTACTTGAGCTTGCTGGAGCAGCCGGAGCATCGGAGTAGCTTCAGGGCGAGCGTGGGGGCGGAACTGAGCAATTATGGCTTCGATGGCCTGGACCTGGCCTGGCAGTTCCCCGCGAACCGGCCCAAGCTGCAGCAAGGGGTGCTCAAGCGGGCGTGGAGTGCGGTCCGGGGATGGTTCAGTACGGATTCGGTGGACAGCAAATCGCAGGAGCACAAGGAACAGTTCGCCACTCTTGTGAGGGAGTTGCGCAAGGACTTGCAACCCAGTGGAAAACTCTTAACCCTCAGCATGTTGCCCCACGTCGACGCAGAGC TTTTCATCGACGTTGCCTCGGTGCTCGACCACGTGGACTTTGTCAACCTGGGCACCTATGACTTCCACACACCGGAACGAGATCCCAAGGTCGGGGATCTGCCCGCCCCGCTGTATGCCATGTACGACCGCGATCCCAAACACAACGTGCAGTACCAGGTCCAGTACTGGCTGAACCAGACATCCCCATCCAGGGCGGACCAACTGCACATCGGCGTTACCAGCTACGGGCGCTCCTGGAACATGACAAGGAACTCCGGCATCACTGGCTATCCGCCCATACCGGCGGCGGACGGAGCGGCTCCAGCTGGCAAACAAACTGGCATTCCCGGATTGCTCAGCTGGCCAGAAATTTGTGAGCTGcttcagcagcagccccaGGACAAGGAGGCGCCCCACCTGCGTAAGGTGGGCGATCCCACGAAGCGGTTCGGCATCTACGCCTACCGCTCGGCAGATGATATTGGGGAGAATGGCTTGTGGGTGGGCTACGAGGACCCCACAACGGCGGCCATTAAGGCCGGCTTTGCCCAGGCTCAAGGCCTTGGTGGAGTGGCCTTCCACGACGTGTCCCTGGATGACTTTCGTGGTCAGTGCGCGGGCGAGAAGTATCCTATTCTCAGGAGTATCAAATATCGGCTATAG